One genomic segment of Mastomys coucha isolate ucsf_1 unplaced genomic scaffold, UCSF_Mcou_1 pScaffold22, whole genome shotgun sequence includes these proteins:
- the Acd gene encoding adrenocortical dysplasia protein homolog isoform X1 encodes MSNPEMLFLQPWIRELILGSETLSSPRTGQLLKVLQDSETPGPSSAPDTPDAGAELLVSDGTHSVRCVVTRNAIDTSDWEEKELGFRGTEGRLLLLQACGLRVQVAQDDAPAEFYLQVDRFNLLPTEQPPVQVTGCNQDSDVQKKLNECLEDHLSESASSSTGLTLSQLLDEMKENQDHQGALVRLAESCLMLKGPCPAPPLTHWTISCSQDTGEAVFIVSNLLLHIPEDEEQILSSIGSSQKVQEIPASPSLIPLEESGASVSLLSALAPSDPGQKDNSQPPPAVGSTSPRPQAPKSPPCSSTSSSSLLTCTPSLSPLRHGLSSYRACETRARAHKLEFRELQRPIRKRQLLPRTGAQEPFPVWEPPKRHHDTSAFQYKYETPSTSLHTQVQAARLSPQLVAWALNIVMQSESELTQV; translated from the exons ATGTCGAATCCAGAAATGCTGTTCCTGCAGCCCTGGATTCGAGAGCTGATCCTGGGCTCAGAAACACTGTCAAGTCCACGAACCGGGCAGCTGCTCAAG GTCCTCCAGGACTCGGAGACTCCGGGCCCATCTTCCGCCCCTGACACACCTGATGCCGGAGCCGAGTTGCTTGTGTCAGACGGAACCCACAGTGTCCGATGCGTGGTGACGCGCAATGCCATCGACACCTCCGACTG ggaggagaaggagcTCGGATTTCGCGGGACCGAGGGCCGGCTCCTGCTGCTGCAAGCCTGCGGGCTCCGCGTTCAGGTGGCTCAGGACGACGCG CCTGCAGAGTTCTACCTCCAGGTGGATCGCTTTAACCTGCTGCCCACGGAGCAGCCCCCGGTACAGGTGACTGGTTG caATCAGGATTCAGATGTGCAGAAAAAGCTCAATGAATGTCTGGA GGACCACCTTTCAGAGTCTGCTTCTTCCAGTACAG GCTTAACCCTGTCTCAGCTTTTGGATGAGATGAAGGAGAACCAGGATCATCAGGGAGCCCTAGTGCGTCTAGCTGAGAGCTGTCTAATGCTAAAAGGCCCTTGCCCAGCACCACCCCTCACCCACTGGACTATCTCTTGCTCCCAGGACACG GGGGAAGCTGTCTTCATTGTGTCTAACTTATTGCTGCACATCCCTGAGGATGAGGAACAGATTCTGAGTTCTATAGGCTCAAGTCAGAAGGTGCAGG AAATCCCTGCTTCACCCAGCCTCATACCCCTGGAGGAAAGTGGTGCCAGCGTTAGCCTTCTGTCAGCCTTGGCACCATCGGACCCTGGGCAGAAGGACAATTCCCAGCCTCCACCAGCTGTTGGTTCAACCTCCCCAAGACCTCAAGCCCCCAAATCCCCACCCTGCAGTTCTACATCCAGCTCCTCACTCTTGACCTGTACCCCTAGTCTCTCACCCCTTCGACATGGCCTTAGTTCATACCGGGCCTGTGAGACCAGAGCCCGGGCTCATAAGCTGGAGTTCAGGGAGCTCCAGAGACCTATCAGGAAACGGCAGCTTCTTCCAAGAACTGGAGCCCAGGAGCCCTTCCCTGTGTGG GAACCCCCAAAGAGGCATCATGATACATCTGCATTCCAGTATAAATATGAGAcaccctctacctccctccaTACCCAGGTCCAAGCTGCCAG GCTTTCTCCTCAGCTTGTAGCTTGGGCCTTGAACATAGTGATGCAGTCAGAGTCTGAGCTAACACAGGTATGA
- the Acd gene encoding adrenocortical dysplasia protein homolog isoform X2 has product MCRKSSMNVWRTTFQSLLLPVQGEAVFIVSNLLLHIPEDEEQILSSIGSSQKVQEIPASPSLIPLEESGASVSLLSALAPSDPGQKDNSQPPPAVGSTSPRPQAPKSPPCSSTSSSSLLTCTPSLSPLRHGLSSYRACETRARAHKLEFRELQRPIRKRQLLPRTGAQEPFPVWEPPKRHHDTSAFQYKYETPSTSLHTQVQAARLSPQLVAWALNIVMQSESELTQV; this is encoded by the exons ATGTGCAGAAAAAGCTCAATGAATGTCTGGA GGACCACCTTTCAGAGTCTGCTTCTTCCAGTACAG GGGGAAGCTGTCTTCATTGTGTCTAACTTATTGCTGCACATCCCTGAGGATGAGGAACAGATTCTGAGTTCTATAGGCTCAAGTCAGAAGGTGCAGG AAATCCCTGCTTCACCCAGCCTCATACCCCTGGAGGAAAGTGGTGCCAGCGTTAGCCTTCTGTCAGCCTTGGCACCATCGGACCCTGGGCAGAAGGACAATTCCCAGCCTCCACCAGCTGTTGGTTCAACCTCCCCAAGACCTCAAGCCCCCAAATCCCCACCCTGCAGTTCTACATCCAGCTCCTCACTCTTGACCTGTACCCCTAGTCTCTCACCCCTTCGACATGGCCTTAGTTCATACCGGGCCTGTGAGACCAGAGCCCGGGCTCATAAGCTGGAGTTCAGGGAGCTCCAGAGACCTATCAGGAAACGGCAGCTTCTTCCAAGAACTGGAGCCCAGGAGCCCTTCCCTGTGTGG GAACCCCCAAAGAGGCATCATGATACATCTGCATTCCAGTATAAATATGAGAcaccctctacctccctccaTACCCAGGTCCAAGCTGCCAG GCTTTCTCCTCAGCTTGTAGCTTGGGCCTTGAACATAGTGATGCAGTCAGAGTCTGAGCTAACACAGGTATGA
- the Pard6a gene encoding partitioning defective 6 homolog alpha isoform X1 produces the protein MARPQRTPARNPDSIVEVKSKFDAEFRRFALPRTSVRGFQEFSRLLCVVHQIPGLDVLLGYTDAHGDLLPLTNDDSLHRALASGPPPLRLLVQKRAEGDSSGLAFASNSLQRRKKGLLLRPVAPLRTRPPLLISLPQDFRQVSSVIDVDLLPETHRRVRLHKHGSDRPLGFYIRDGMSVRVAPQGLERVPGIFISRLVRGGLAESTGLLAVSDEILEVNGIEVAGKTLDQVTDMMVANSHNLIVTVKPANQRNNVVRGASGRLTGPSSVGPGPTDPDSDDDSSDLIIENRHPPCSNGLSQGPLCWDLQPGCLLPGAGSSLPSLDSREQANSGWGNGMRGDVSGFSL, from the exons ATGGCCAGGCCGCAGAGGACTCCGGCGCGCAATCCCGATAGCATCGTCGAGGTGAAGAGCAAA tttgACGCTGAGTTCCGACGCTTTGCACTACCCCGCACTTCGGTGAGAGGCTTTCAGGAGTTCTCACGGTTGCTGTGTGTGGTACACCAGATCCCTGGTCTTGATGTGCTGCTTGGCTATACGGATGCTCATGGCGACTTACTGCCCCTCACCAACGACGACAGTTTGCACCGGGCCCTGGCCAGCGGGCCCCCACCTCTGCGCCTCTTGGTCCAGAAACGGG CAGAAGGTGACTCGAGTGGCCTGGCTTTTGCCTCCAACTCACTACAGAGGCGCAAGAAAGGGCTCCTGCTACGACCAGTGGCACCTCTGCGCACCAGGCCACCCTTGTTAATCAGCTTGCCCCAAGATTTCCGCCAGGTGTCTTCAGTTATAGATGTGGACCTACTACCTGAGACCCACCGACGAGTGAGGCTGCACAAACATGGTTCAGACCGTCCCCTGGGCTTCTACATTCGAGATGGCATGAGCGTTCGTGTGGCTCCCCAGGGCCTGGAGCGGGTTCCAGGTATCTTCATCTCCCGCCTGGTACGTGGGGGTCTGGCTGAGAGTACAGGGCTGCTGGCGGTCAGTGACGAGATCCTCGAGGTCAATGGCATTGAGGTGGCTGGGAAGACCTTGGACCAAGTGACGGACATGATGGTTGCCAACAGCCATAACCTCATCGTCACTGTCAAGCCTGCCAACCAGCGTAATAATGTGGTACGAGGGGCATCTGGGCGTCTGACAGGGCCTTCCTCTGTAGGGCCTGGGCCTACTGATCCTGACAGTGACGATGACAGCAGTGACCTGATCATTGAGAATCGCCACCCTCCCTGTTCTAATGGGCTGTCTCAGGGGCCCCTGTGCTGGGACCTGCAACCTGGCTGCCTACTTCCTGGTGCTGGCAGCTCTCTGCCCTCCTTGGATAGCAGAGAGCAAGCCAATTCTGGCTGGGGGAATGGCATGCGAGGTGATGTTAGCGGATTTAGCCTCTGA
- the Pard6a gene encoding partitioning defective 6 homolog alpha isoform X2 translates to MARPQRTPARNPDSIVEVKSKFDAEFRRFALPRTSVRGFQEFSRLLCVVHQIPGLDVLLGYTDAHGDLLPLTNDDSLHRALASGPPPLRLLVQKREGDSSGLAFASNSLQRRKKGLLLRPVAPLRTRPPLLISLPQDFRQVSSVIDVDLLPETHRRVRLHKHGSDRPLGFYIRDGMSVRVAPQGLERVPGIFISRLVRGGLAESTGLLAVSDEILEVNGIEVAGKTLDQVTDMMVANSHNLIVTVKPANQRNNVVRGASGRLTGPSSVGPGPTDPDSDDDSSDLIIENRHPPCSNGLSQGPLCWDLQPGCLLPGAGSSLPSLDSREQANSGWGNGMRGDVSGFSL, encoded by the exons ATGGCCAGGCCGCAGAGGACTCCGGCGCGCAATCCCGATAGCATCGTCGAGGTGAAGAGCAAA tttgACGCTGAGTTCCGACGCTTTGCACTACCCCGCACTTCGGTGAGAGGCTTTCAGGAGTTCTCACGGTTGCTGTGTGTGGTACACCAGATCCCTGGTCTTGATGTGCTGCTTGGCTATACGGATGCTCATGGCGACTTACTGCCCCTCACCAACGACGACAGTTTGCACCGGGCCCTGGCCAGCGGGCCCCCACCTCTGCGCCTCTTGGTCCAGAAACGGG AAGGTGACTCGAGTGGCCTGGCTTTTGCCTCCAACTCACTACAGAGGCGCAAGAAAGGGCTCCTGCTACGACCAGTGGCACCTCTGCGCACCAGGCCACCCTTGTTAATCAGCTTGCCCCAAGATTTCCGCCAGGTGTCTTCAGTTATAGATGTGGACCTACTACCTGAGACCCACCGACGAGTGAGGCTGCACAAACATGGTTCAGACCGTCCCCTGGGCTTCTACATTCGAGATGGCATGAGCGTTCGTGTGGCTCCCCAGGGCCTGGAGCGGGTTCCAGGTATCTTCATCTCCCGCCTGGTACGTGGGGGTCTGGCTGAGAGTACAGGGCTGCTGGCGGTCAGTGACGAGATCCTCGAGGTCAATGGCATTGAGGTGGCTGGGAAGACCTTGGACCAAGTGACGGACATGATGGTTGCCAACAGCCATAACCTCATCGTCACTGTCAAGCCTGCCAACCAGCGTAATAATGTGGTACGAGGGGCATCTGGGCGTCTGACAGGGCCTTCCTCTGTAGGGCCTGGGCCTACTGATCCTGACAGTGACGATGACAGCAGTGACCTGATCATTGAGAATCGCCACCCTCCCTGTTCTAATGGGCTGTCTCAGGGGCCCCTGTGCTGGGACCTGCAACCTGGCTGCCTACTTCCTGGTGCTGGCAGCTCTCTGCCCTCCTTGGATAGCAGAGAGCAAGCCAATTCTGGCTGGGGGAATGGCATGCGAGGTGATGTTAGCGGATTTAGCCTCTGA